A DNA window from Argopecten irradians isolate NY chromosome 10, Ai_NY, whole genome shotgun sequence contains the following coding sequences:
- the LOC138333548 gene encoding monocarboxylate transporter 4-like isoform X2 → MDNTPRYTNVPVYNYNPVQDFTGEQSAIYLGGAYQGTPGPAYYQPPGVPAPPQPAYPQNYAIKYYNPTVNIKDCAQGQASVKEGNIVPGSIETASTPQPSVSQVSRTRTNAAKEAKKDINATGSREGIAKPSKTTGHDEANAGQPKQKDKEIDVADGNLTLQLPAAGTTEEKPPDGGLTAWKVVLACSILNACSTTCVLILSFSKSSMTADLGEDPTESIITACSQIRLLAAPLVAIAIVKFDYRKVSATGSIMVMIGFFVSGFLPSNVSGLVGVFVGAVAGLGLGCWYICAIIPILEYFQRRRMLALILSNLGSLVIIIIILVVYIESLKTEDQMDWKLTFKCMLVPGAVGLFVSYFIPPLQLHMKDNTGRNFVEKTLGVLDLKLFKELALYLVMLLYFFDQFGRSLPQTYVPAMMKDKNFSPLQTIQQLLLLPAGMLSGYIFLYYWKHRQLLAVLLLWGPMDLLVGYLTLQIPAYDKFGWVAVYTVVFGITEEYANSRHEEDDYAAAFYVAASMLIVAGVCALLSRFLLLRRKAKESPPDVDGNENSNEEQNKMNNSENKGQIANERQDEGDDSNIEDVINAADEIVNEIDITDMEY, encoded by the exons ATGGACAACACACCCAGGTATACG aACGTTCCAGTTTACAACTATAACCCAGTCCAAGATTTTACTGGAGAACAGTCCGCTATCTACCTGGGTGGGGCATACCAGGGAACACCAGGCCCTGCTTATTACCAACCACCCGGAGTTCCAGCCCCACCTCAGCCAGCCTATCCGCAAAACTATGCCATCAAATATTATAATCCTACAGTCAACATAAAAGATTGTGCCCAAGGACAAGCCTCAGTCAAAGAAGGCAATATAGTCCCCGGTTCGATTGAAACTGCATCAACACCACAACCGTCCGTGTCGCAGGTCTCTCGGACACGTACAAACGCCGCCAAGGAAGCCAAGAAAGACATCAATGCCACTGGGTCCCGAGAAGGCATTGCAAAACCTTCCAAAACCACAGGACATGATGAAGCTAATGCCGGACAACCCAAACAG AAGGACAAAGAAATAGATGTCGCAGATGGTAACCTCACACTCCAGCTACCAGCGGCCGGTACGACAGAAGAGAAGCCCCCAGACGGAGGCCTAACCGCGTGGAAAGTGGTTCTAGCCTGCAGCATTCTAAACGCCTGTAGTACAacatgtgtacttatattgtccTTCAGTAAAAGCAGTATGACTGCTGATTTGGGGGAGGATCCAACTGAAAGCATCATTACAGCTTGTAGTCAAATCCGACTATTAGCCG CACCTCTGGTCGCCATTGCAATAGTAAAGTTCGATTACCGGAAGGTGTCAGCTACTGGTTCTATCATGGTTATGATCGGTTTCTTTGTTTCCGGTTTCCTGCCCTCTAATGTTTCTGGTCTGGTCGGTGTATTTGTAGGGGCTGTAGCAG GTCTTGGTTTAGGCTGCTGGTACATTTGTGCTATTATACCCATACTGGAATATTTTCAACGGCGACGTATGTTGGCCTTGATACTGTCGAATCTCGGCTCTCTTGTCATCATTATAATCATACTCGTGGTGTATATAGAATCACTGAAGACGGAAGATCAAATGGATTGGAAGCTCACATTCAAGTGCATGTTAGTTCCCGGAGCAGTAGGATTATTCGTTTCCTATTTCATCCCGCCTCTACAATTACATATGAAAGACAACACCGGACGAAACTTTGTGGAAAAAACTCTGGGAGTGTTAGACTTAAAGCTATTTAAAGAATTGGCGCTTTATTTAGTCATGTTGCTTTATTTCTTTGACCAATTTG GTAGGAGTTTACCGCAGACCTATGTACCTGCAATGATGAAGGATAAGAATTTTTCGCCTCTTCAGACAATCCAACAGCTCCTCCTGCTCCCAGCTGGCATGCTATCAGGTTATATTTTCCTCTACTACTGGAAGCACAGACAGCTACTGGCGGTTTTGTTACTGTGGGGACCAATGGATCTGTTGGTCGGTTACCTCACTTTACAAATCCCAGCCTACGATAAATTCGGATGGGTTGCTGTGTACACTGTTGTGTTTGGAATCACGGAAG AATATGCTAACAGTAGACACGAAGAAGATGACTATGCCGCAGCCTTCTACGTCGCTGCCAGTATGCTAATTGTGGCGGGAGTGTGTGCACTTCTCTCCAGGTTTTTGCTGCTGCGGAGAAAAGCAAAAGAGTCGCCACCGGACGTCGACGGAAACGAGAATAGCAACgaagaacaaaacaaaatgaacaaTAGTGAAAACAAGGGACAAATCGCTAACGAGCGTCAGGACGAAGGAGATGATTCTAACATTGAAGATGTTATAAATGCTGCAGATGAAATTGTTAATGAAATAGATATCACTGATATGGAATATTAA
- the LOC138333548 gene encoding monocarboxylate transporter 4-like isoform X1: MDNTPRYTNVPVYNYNPVQDFTGEQSAIYLGGAYQGTPGPAYYQPPGVPAPPQPAYPQNYAIKYYNPTVNIKDCAQGQASVKEGNIVPGSIETASTPQPSVSQVSRTRTNAAKEAKKDINATGSREGIAKPSKTTGHDEANAGQPKQKDKEIDVADGNLTLQLPAAGTTEEKPPDGGLTAWKVVLACSILNACSTTCVLILSFSKSSMTADLGEDPTESIITACSQIRLLAAPLVAIAIVKFDYRKVSATGSIMVMIGFFVSGFLPSNVSGLVGVFVGAVAGLGLGCWYICAIIPILEYFQRRRMLALILSNLGSLVIIIIILVVYIESLKTEDQMDWKLTFKCMLVPGAVGLFVSYFIPPLQLHMKDNTGRNFVEKTLGVLDLKLFKELALYLVMLLYFFDQFGRSLPQTYVPAMMKDKNFSPLQTIQQLLLLPAGMLSGYIFLYYWKHRQLLAVLLLWGPMDLLVGYLTLQIPAYDKFGWVAVYTVVFGITEAIVSSLLNNTVPNTFGVLNTRLVTGLFGFAAGIGKIVASPVAEYANSRHEEDDYAAAFYVAASMLIVAGVCALLSRFLLLRRKAKESPPDVDGNENSNEEQNKMNNSENKGQIANERQDEGDDSNIEDVINAADEIVNEIDITDMEY, encoded by the exons ATGGACAACACACCCAGGTATACG aACGTTCCAGTTTACAACTATAACCCAGTCCAAGATTTTACTGGAGAACAGTCCGCTATCTACCTGGGTGGGGCATACCAGGGAACACCAGGCCCTGCTTATTACCAACCACCCGGAGTTCCAGCCCCACCTCAGCCAGCCTATCCGCAAAACTATGCCATCAAATATTATAATCCTACAGTCAACATAAAAGATTGTGCCCAAGGACAAGCCTCAGTCAAAGAAGGCAATATAGTCCCCGGTTCGATTGAAACTGCATCAACACCACAACCGTCCGTGTCGCAGGTCTCTCGGACACGTACAAACGCCGCCAAGGAAGCCAAGAAAGACATCAATGCCACTGGGTCCCGAGAAGGCATTGCAAAACCTTCCAAAACCACAGGACATGATGAAGCTAATGCCGGACAACCCAAACAG AAGGACAAAGAAATAGATGTCGCAGATGGTAACCTCACACTCCAGCTACCAGCGGCCGGTACGACAGAAGAGAAGCCCCCAGACGGAGGCCTAACCGCGTGGAAAGTGGTTCTAGCCTGCAGCATTCTAAACGCCTGTAGTACAacatgtgtacttatattgtccTTCAGTAAAAGCAGTATGACTGCTGATTTGGGGGAGGATCCAACTGAAAGCATCATTACAGCTTGTAGTCAAATCCGACTATTAGCCG CACCTCTGGTCGCCATTGCAATAGTAAAGTTCGATTACCGGAAGGTGTCAGCTACTGGTTCTATCATGGTTATGATCGGTTTCTTTGTTTCCGGTTTCCTGCCCTCTAATGTTTCTGGTCTGGTCGGTGTATTTGTAGGGGCTGTAGCAG GTCTTGGTTTAGGCTGCTGGTACATTTGTGCTATTATACCCATACTGGAATATTTTCAACGGCGACGTATGTTGGCCTTGATACTGTCGAATCTCGGCTCTCTTGTCATCATTATAATCATACTCGTGGTGTATATAGAATCACTGAAGACGGAAGATCAAATGGATTGGAAGCTCACATTCAAGTGCATGTTAGTTCCCGGAGCAGTAGGATTATTCGTTTCCTATTTCATCCCGCCTCTACAATTACATATGAAAGACAACACCGGACGAAACTTTGTGGAAAAAACTCTGGGAGTGTTAGACTTAAAGCTATTTAAAGAATTGGCGCTTTATTTAGTCATGTTGCTTTATTTCTTTGACCAATTTG GTAGGAGTTTACCGCAGACCTATGTACCTGCAATGATGAAGGATAAGAATTTTTCGCCTCTTCAGACAATCCAACAGCTCCTCCTGCTCCCAGCTGGCATGCTATCAGGTTATATTTTCCTCTACTACTGGAAGCACAGACAGCTACTGGCGGTTTTGTTACTGTGGGGACCAATGGATCTGTTGGTCGGTTACCTCACTTTACAAATCCCAGCCTACGATAAATTCGGATGGGTTGCTGTGTACACTGTTGTGTTTGGAATCACGGAAG CCATTGTGTCATCATTACTCAATAACACAGTACCAAACACATTTGGAGTCCTCAATACTCGCTTGGTCACGGGGTTATTTGGATTTGCAGCGGGAATCGGTAAAATCGTTGCCTCACCAGTTGCAG AATATGCTAACAGTAGACACGAAGAAGATGACTATGCCGCAGCCTTCTACGTCGCTGCCAGTATGCTAATTGTGGCGGGAGTGTGTGCACTTCTCTCCAGGTTTTTGCTGCTGCGGAGAAAAGCAAAAGAGTCGCCACCGGACGTCGACGGAAACGAGAATAGCAACgaagaacaaaacaaaatgaacaaTAGTGAAAACAAGGGACAAATCGCTAACGAGCGTCAGGACGAAGGAGATGATTCTAACATTGAAGATGTTATAAATGCTGCAGATGAAATTGTTAATGAAATAGATATCACTGATATGGAATATTAA
- the LOC138333548 gene encoding uncharacterized protein isoform X3 — protein MDNTPRYTNVPVYNYNPVQDFTGEQSAIYLGGAYQGTPGPAYYQPPGVPAPPQPAYPQNYAIKYYNPTVNIKDCAQGQASVKEGNIVPGSIETASTPQPSVSQVSRTRTNAAKEAKKDINATGSREGIAKPSKTTGHDEANAGQPKQKDKEIDVADGNLTLQLPAAGTTEEKPPDGGLTAWKVVLACSILNACSTTCVLILSFSKSSMTADLGEDPTESIITACSQIRLLAAPLVAIAIVKFDYRKVSATGSIMVMIGFFVSGFLPSNVSGLVGVFVGAVAGRSLPQTYVPAMMKDKNFSPLQTIQQLLLLPAGMLSGYIFLYYWKHRQLLAVLLLWGPMDLLVGYLTLQIPAYDKFGWVAVYTVVFGITEAIVSSLLNNTVPNTFGVLNTRLVTGLFGFAAGIGKIVASPVAEYANSRHEEDDYAAAFYVAASMLIVAGVCALLSRFLLLRRKAKESPPDVDGNENSNEEQNKMNNSENKGQIANERQDEGDDSNIEDVINAADEIVNEIDITDMEY, from the exons ATGGACAACACACCCAGGTATACG aACGTTCCAGTTTACAACTATAACCCAGTCCAAGATTTTACTGGAGAACAGTCCGCTATCTACCTGGGTGGGGCATACCAGGGAACACCAGGCCCTGCTTATTACCAACCACCCGGAGTTCCAGCCCCACCTCAGCCAGCCTATCCGCAAAACTATGCCATCAAATATTATAATCCTACAGTCAACATAAAAGATTGTGCCCAAGGACAAGCCTCAGTCAAAGAAGGCAATATAGTCCCCGGTTCGATTGAAACTGCATCAACACCACAACCGTCCGTGTCGCAGGTCTCTCGGACACGTACAAACGCCGCCAAGGAAGCCAAGAAAGACATCAATGCCACTGGGTCCCGAGAAGGCATTGCAAAACCTTCCAAAACCACAGGACATGATGAAGCTAATGCCGGACAACCCAAACAG AAGGACAAAGAAATAGATGTCGCAGATGGTAACCTCACACTCCAGCTACCAGCGGCCGGTACGACAGAAGAGAAGCCCCCAGACGGAGGCCTAACCGCGTGGAAAGTGGTTCTAGCCTGCAGCATTCTAAACGCCTGTAGTACAacatgtgtacttatattgtccTTCAGTAAAAGCAGTATGACTGCTGATTTGGGGGAGGATCCAACTGAAAGCATCATTACAGCTTGTAGTCAAATCCGACTATTAGCCG CACCTCTGGTCGCCATTGCAATAGTAAAGTTCGATTACCGGAAGGTGTCAGCTACTGGTTCTATCATGGTTATGATCGGTTTCTTTGTTTCCGGTTTCCTGCCCTCTAATGTTTCTGGTCTGGTCGGTGTATTTGTAGGGGCTGTAGCAG GTAGGAGTTTACCGCAGACCTATGTACCTGCAATGATGAAGGATAAGAATTTTTCGCCTCTTCAGACAATCCAACAGCTCCTCCTGCTCCCAGCTGGCATGCTATCAGGTTATATTTTCCTCTACTACTGGAAGCACAGACAGCTACTGGCGGTTTTGTTACTGTGGGGACCAATGGATCTGTTGGTCGGTTACCTCACTTTACAAATCCCAGCCTACGATAAATTCGGATGGGTTGCTGTGTACACTGTTGTGTTTGGAATCACGGAAG CCATTGTGTCATCATTACTCAATAACACAGTACCAAACACATTTGGAGTCCTCAATACTCGCTTGGTCACGGGGTTATTTGGATTTGCAGCGGGAATCGGTAAAATCGTTGCCTCACCAGTTGCAG AATATGCTAACAGTAGACACGAAGAAGATGACTATGCCGCAGCCTTCTACGTCGCTGCCAGTATGCTAATTGTGGCGGGAGTGTGTGCACTTCTCTCCAGGTTTTTGCTGCTGCGGAGAAAAGCAAAAGAGTCGCCACCGGACGTCGACGGAAACGAGAATAGCAACgaagaacaaaacaaaatgaacaaTAGTGAAAACAAGGGACAAATCGCTAACGAGCGTCAGGACGAAGGAGATGATTCTAACATTGAAGATGTTATAAATGCTGCAGATGAAATTGTTAATGAAATAGATATCACTGATATGGAATATTAA